Part of the Rhizobium sp. WYJ-E13 genome is shown below.
ATCATTAGCGGCGGATACCCAAGCCGGTAATCAGCTTGGTGTAGCGGCCTTCGTCCTTCTTCTTGAGGTAGTCAAGAAGCGAGCGGCGGCTGGAAACGAGCGTCAGCAGACCACGGCGGGAATGGTTATCCTTCTTGTGGTCCTTGAAGTGTTCGGTCAGGTTGTTGATGCGCTCGGTGAGGATCGCAACCTGTACTTCCGGAGAACCGGTATCGCCTTCGGCGGTCGCATATTCCTTGATCAGCGCAGCCTTGC
Proteins encoded:
- the rpsO gene encoding 30S ribosomal protein S15; the encoded protein is MSITAERKAALIKEYATAEGDTGSPEVQVAILTERINNLTEHFKDHKKDNHSRRGLLTLVSSRRSLLDYLKKKDEGRYTKLITGLGIRR